Proteins encoded together in one Dermacentor variabilis isolate Ectoservices chromosome 2, ASM5094787v1, whole genome shotgun sequence window:
- the LOC142571923 gene encoding elongation factor Tu-like produces the protein MLSYRSMALPMCMPRSLRLCVLRDTCLVSLRSWRRPSLCFSTAFGRHYAAKVLKPPAAVVRPSTDKRPYINVGTIGHIDHGKTTLTSAITRALSAEGLASFIKYDEIDRAPEEKLRGITINATHIQYSTSAHHYAHTDCPGHADFIKNMICGTSQMDGAVLVVAADDGCMPQTREHLFVCKQLGVRKIVGFVNKADVVDRDVLELVELELRDLLEEYKFENSNSSPVVWGSALRAMEGDESEYGLPSVRKLLSEMDSYFIPPTRDVTGPLLLPLENAINVRGRGTVVVGTVLRGTMRKGQQVEIVGYDETLHTVVTEIQRFNKPIDVCQAGDHVGCLLRGVKTQDIQRGMTLVALGTASLGNRFAAQFYLLTKEEGGRSKPISKKYIMPMYCGTWTMPCRVDVAGDSMLMPGDFAEVELTLPKKMLMVAGQNFSIREEKRTVATGIISKILPNVIATTAQVGKIDLSDTESQKSSRSV, from the coding sequence ATGCTTTCCTACAGAAGCATGGCGTTGCCCATGTGCATGCCGCGGAGTTTACGATTGTGTGTGCTTCGAGATACTTGTTTGGTGTCACTGAGGTCATGGCGCCGCCCCTCATTGTGCTTCAGTACTGCGTTTGGCCGACACTATGCGGCCAAAGTGCTAAAGCCACCTGCAGCAGTTGTGCGACCAAGCACGGACAAAAGGCCTTATATCAACGTAGGGACGATAGGTCATATCGACCATGGTAAAACAACGCTTACTTCGGCGATCACCCGTGCCCTCTCTGCAGAAGGACTCGCCTCCTTCATTAAGTACGACGAAATTGATCGTGCGCCGGAGGAGAAGTTGCGAGGGATCACAATCAATGCGACGCACATACAGTACAGCACTAGCGCCCACCATTACGCTCACACAGACTGTCCAGGACACGCTGATTTCATCAAAAACATGATCTGCGGCACGAGCCAAATGGATGGCGCCGTCCTTGTAGTTGCTGCCGACGATGGCTGCATGCCGCAGACACGAGAGCATCTCTTCGTATGCAAGCAGCTAGGCGTGAGAAAGATCGTAGGGTTTGTCAATAAAGCGGATGTTGTGGACAGGGACGTACTCGAGCTCGTGGAACTCGAGCTCCGCGACTTGCTTGAAGAGTACAAATTCGAGAACTCCAACTCGTCGCCCGTGGTGTGGGGATCGGCCCTGAGGGCCATGGAAGGCGACGAATCTGAGTACGGGCTTCCGTCCGTGCGCAAGCTCCTTTCCGAAATGGATAGTTACTTCATACCGCCCACACGCGACGTCACGGGCCCTCTGCTCTTGCCGCTCGAGAATGCGATTAACGTGCGGGGAAGAGGCACTGTTGTTGTAGGAACAGTGTTGAGGGGAACTATGCGAAAGGGCCAGCAAGTAGAAATTGTTGGCTACGACGAGACGCTGCACACAGTGGTCACAGAAATACAGCGTTTCAACAAGCCCATTGATGTCTGCCAAGCAGGCGACCACGTAGGTTGCCTTCTCCGCGGGGTCAAGACGCAAGACATTCAACGTGGAATGACTTTGGTTGCCTTAGGAACAGCATCCTTGGGAAACCGCTTTGCAGCACAGTTCTATCTGCTTACCAAGGAAGAAGGTGGCAGGTCGAAGCCCATATCAAAGAAGTATATCATGCCTATGTACTGTGGTACCTGGACAATGCCTTGCCGTGTGGATGTGGCTGGAGATAGTATGCTCATGCCGGGAGACTTCGCTGAAGTAGAGCTGACGCTACCAAAAAAGATGCTTATGGTTGCAGGACAGAACTTTTCAATCCGTGAGGAGAAGAGAACTGTTGCAACTGGAATCATAAGCAAGATCCTTCCAAACGTTATAGCCACTACAGCTCAGGTTGGAAAGATAGACCTGAGTGACACAGAATCGCAGAAGTCTTCGCGAAGTGTTTAA